In Setaria italica strain Yugu1 chromosome IX, Setaria_italica_v2.0, whole genome shotgun sequence, the genomic stretch GTGACAAGCTTGTGGGAGAAGTTAGCAGGCTGGTGGTGGCAGAGGCCTGTATCCAAGCTCTAGATATTGAATCCACTGAAGGACAGATATACGAGATTAATTCAGTGAAGGTATTCTTGGGCACGACGCAATTGGTGCTTATGACATGCTATGCTTATCATTCTTCCCATTGCAAACATAAATTGTGCTTCCTTTCAGACTAAAAATATAGTTACCAGAATCGCATACCAAAAAATGGACCTCACTGGCTACATagttgtgcttttttttttctggcaaGCAATTGCAATAATCTCTTTTAACTTGGACTGAGATGGGAGTAATCATGCTAATTCAGGGCGAAGGACCTGGGACGGACCCGGTGAAATGGGAGCAGCTATTCAGTTCTGCCCAATCAACATAGTGGCACTCACGGGGAATCTCTATTGCACACTGTATATCATACTGTAGCGTGCATAATTCCGTAGAAGCAGGCAAGCAGCATATGTAGTAACTATAATTGTAGCAGCCGTGTACAGAGATTTAGGTCATTAGCCACACGCTTGCGAGTTGCAAGGACTATTTATTTGGTCGTTTGCGTGCAATTGTACTGGATCACTGGATGGATCTTCTTCTGGATGGTTCGTACTTGACCTTGGTGCTCCGGAGAGTCTGGAGCCTCGCCGGAGaacggcaggcggcggcgcggcgctcaTCGGTTGCAACCCGAATATCATGGATCCCCCAACCGTGAGCCGTCGGATCTAAGCCCAACGGCCCGAATTCGAACGCTTTAGGGCTGTGAAAGCATGCGCCGCTGAATAGCCGGAGGACAAACCCACCCCGAACacgcgagccgccgccggctaCACCAGAGCAAGGCAGCGCAAACGCCGCCGGGCACCTCGCTCGccgatcctcctcctcccaattCCTCGGGTTCAACGCCCTGCCCGGGGAGGCTTGCCTCCTCCGGCCGCCACTCCGTCCTTCGcccacccaccgccgccgccatgctctACATCGtgggcctcggcctcggcgacGAGCGCGACATCACGGTGCGGGGGCTCGACGCCGTGCGCAGCTGCTCCAAGATCTACATGGAGGCCTacacctccctcctctccctcggcCTCGACCCGGCGGCGCTCGCTAACCTGGTACGGCTCCCTTCTCGTGTCCGCCCACCACCTGTTCAATGAAATGCCTCCGTGGTCAGTCCGGGGAGCTGTTGCTCACAGGCGTCGCCGCTCGCTCGTTTGTTGCGTCCAGGAGAAGCTGTACGGGAAGGAGATAACGGTCGCGGACCGGGAGATGGTGGAGGAGCGCGTCGACCAGGTGCTGCTCGAGGCCGCCGACGCGGACGTTGCCTTCCTCGTGGTCGGCGACCCGTTTGGGTAACTGTCGCTTTGCTTCTTTCCCGTTTTTGAGCTGGCTGTGCTGGAGCTTCTGTAGATGGCAGATGCGTGCTCATCTCTCAAATAGAGTTCTGGATACGAGTGATTGAATTTGGCGTTCTGTTGTTGAGTTGGTGTCCATGAACTTGAGGATACCAATGATGGAGCACACACCGAGCACTGTTAGTACCAAGATGTTCTTAGGTGGATTTGTATGCATGAATTTCGTCTAAATTTGTTGGATTGTGTCAGCCCATGATTCATAGATGTCTTCTAGGCCTAGAGTTGATTGGTTGTCTCCTTGAGGCTTGAAATCTGTTCATCATGCCAGtgccatgtctatacatgaTAAATTTATGCCAGATACATATTTACACCTACCTTTGTTGAACAGTAGGCAAgagcttctttgttttctgcTTATGTACAAACACATGTATGCCATTGCGCATGTTGGAAGTCTGATTGGGATTGCTTGTAAGCTTTTGTTAGTGTTATGAGtaatttctttttctctgtTTTCATTGGGATGGGATTTTCAGGGCAACTACACATACCGATCTGGTTGTTCGTGCCAAGAAAATGGGGGTAGAAGTGAAGGTGATTCACAATGCATCCGTCATGAATGCAATTGGAGTTTGTGGGTTGCAACTTTACCGCTATGGAGAGACTATCTCAATACCATTCTTCACAGAGGAATGGAGACCAGATAGCTTCTACGAGAAGATTCAAAATAATTCCCGGCTTGGGCTGCACACGCTTTGCCTACTTGGTTTGTGATTCTTGCCTGACCGTTTCAATGTTATATTAATCCATTGTTAACAAGAAAATAGGCAAGTGATCATTAGTTCATGGCCATGTGTAATGTGACCTAAAGTTAAATCTCAGCACATGATACACTGATAAGTGATTAGATCTTGGTCTTGTATCTTGTAAGCAAATACAAGCAATGCTTAAACTATTAGACTGCCACAAAATTAAGGTATAGTTCTGTTCAGTCCCTCATCTATGTGATTTAAAGCACAAGATCTTTCTTATCATGTTCATTTCTGTTCCTCTATATAAGATTAAAATGACACATTAAACAAAAGCATGGAAACCGCTAGTTTATCTTCTTGTACTGCTATAGCTTTTTCTTGTAACTATGAGGGCTTGGTTCAGTGATATCGTTGTTAAAATATTTGATTTAATGTGTTCAATGTAGATATCCGTGTGAAGGAACCGACATGGGAATCTTTAGCCAGGTAATAATGTAATATAGCATACTTCGCTGCCTCTGGATTACCATTCTCATTACCTTGGAGTGCATAACTGCATCCTAATGAGGATCAGTTTGGCACTGAAAATGTTCTGCCAATGCATTTGTTGTCTCAAGGCTTGCTCAGTGTTCAGTGACAGTGAGATGGAAGCGGTCCTCACTAGCTGTGGTTCAGTTTATATTGCTATTGGATAAGTGATAGGTACATCTTTTGCTCATTTATTTACTTTGAGTGCCCACTTGCAGAGGGAAAAAAGTCTATGAACCACCAAGATTCATGTCTGTAAACACTGCAATAAGTCagcttttggaggtggaggaatCGCGTGGGGGATCTGGTAGAATATCTGAACTTCATTTCTTTAGCTTGCTTTCTTTCCAAGCAGTAACTTTCTGCCTGTTAAAGGAAAAGATGTCTTTATTCTTGCTATGCGAAAATAGTAGTTCTCCCTTAGTGCTCCATTAATTGACAAAGATCATTTGCCTCCAGCATATGGCAGGAATACACTGTGCATAGGAGTGGCACGCCTTGGAAGTGATGATCAGAAGATTGTTGCTGGGCCTATGGAGAAGCTATTAGACGTTGATTTTGGCCCACCCCTTCACTGCCTGATTATAGTGGGGGAGACTCATCCTTTGGAAGAAGAGATGCTAGAATTTTACAAGATGTAGTAGTTTCAGAATTTTTTTAATGTGTGTTTGACATTTTGTATCGATGAAGGGAATCATGGGACAATTTCCTGTCAGCATTGTTAGATCAATACATGTTTTCTCACTTAGTTGTCAAAGGAGCAACTTGTAGCCAGGTGGATAGAAATGCCCTCAAACAACACTTTCAAGGTTTGCTCCATCTCTTCGATTGGGTGCACTAGTAGTTTACTTGCTCAGATTACAATTGTTATACAAGAATGAAAGAGGGGTGGAGTGTATGTTCTTCTCAATGCAAAATACTTTTGACTGCTCATATAATTCCTGTTCTTAC encodes the following:
- the LOC101779467 gene encoding probable diphthine methyl ester synthase, which codes for MLYIVGLGLGDERDITVRGLDAVRSCSKIYMEAYTSLLSLGLDPAALANLEKLYGKEITVADREMVEERVDQVLLEAADADVAFLVVGDPFGATTHTDLVVRAKKMGVEVKVIHNASVMNAIGVCGLQLYRYGETISIPFFTEEWRPDSFYEKIQNNSRLGLHTLCLLDIRVKEPTWESLARGKKVYEPPRFMSVNTAISQLLEVEESRGGSAYGRNTLCIGVARLGSDDQKIVAGPMEKLLDVDFGPPLHCLIIVGETHPLEEEMLEFYKM